A segment of the Candidatus Eremiobacteraceae bacterium genome:
TTGGAATAGCCGGTCGTCCGCGGATAGTGATGGACGCCGCGCTCCATGATCGCGACGCCACGCCGGCTCAACTTGATCAGCAGCTCGGAGCTTATGAACGCTCCGTTCGATTCGAGCGCGAGGCCGTCGAAGACCTCGCGCCGGAAGAGCTTGAACGCGCAATCGATGTCGCGCACGCGCAACCCGAACACCATGCGCACGATGAGTTTGTAGGTTTTCGCGATGAATAGCCGGTGCGGCGGGTCGTTGCGCTTGATCCGAAAGCCGACGACGACGGGTGCCTGCGAGAGCATCGCAAGCGAGCCCGGCAGCTCGTGCAGGTCGAACTGTCCGTCCGCATCCGAGAAAAAAATCAGTTCCTTGCGCGCGCTCGCAAAACCCGTGCGCAGCGAAGCGCCGTAACCGCGGTTGCGCTCGTGTTTGACGAGCCGCACGCGCGGATCGGCCGCAGCCAAGCGCTCGACGATCGCCGCCGTCTCATCGGCGCTGCCGTCGTCGACGACGACGACTTCCAGGTCGGCGGCGAGCGGCGCGCAGGCGGAAAGGGCGTCCGAAACCGTCTTTTCGATGATGTCTTCTTCATTG
Coding sequences within it:
- a CDS encoding glycosyltransferase family 2 protein → MDMTAAEIRVPSLTVFFPAYNEEDIIEKTVSDALSACAPLAADLEVVVVDDGSADETAAIVERLAAADPRVRLVKHERNRGYGASLRTGFASARKELIFFSDADGQFDLHELPGSLAMLSQAPVVVGFRIKRNDPPHRLFIAKTYKLIVRMVFGLRVRDIDCAFKLFRREVFDGLALESNGAFISSELLIKLSRRGVAIMERGVHHYPRTTGYSKGAGMAVILKTIRDILRLRFGMPLTSDR